A window of the Sphaerobacter thermophilus DSM 20745 genome harbors these coding sequences:
- a CDS encoding PHP domain-containing protein, giving the protein MTPEPFIVQADDPVDFHLHTRASDGGWTPHQLVDHLVEHGFKVAAVCDHDTMRSVPEAMEHAANRGILIIPGVEVTTWWEDRQWHLLVYGADPTSERGHGFGALLARQADELAAAAERGILALESHGHALPSLEEVVDGRPLLPVHVLLTAIKDGHASNLQTAHQLVMRYGETLRVDVPLAETVRAAHEAGGICILAHPGRNDGAGILSPDQLDRMLQAIPIDGLEAHYRSYTEDDTEHYRAMAHERGLLVSCGSDSHAPNFPVNPRPYPARWVVPFLERLGCEVAGFDGTSWHRGADAVLQAPRAS; this is encoded by the coding sequence ATGACCCCCGAACCTTTCATCGTCCAGGCAGACGACCCCGTCGACTTCCACCTGCACACCCGCGCGAGCGACGGGGGGTGGACGCCGCACCAGTTGGTCGACCACCTCGTTGAGCATGGCTTCAAGGTTGCCGCGGTGTGCGACCACGACACGATGCGGTCGGTCCCCGAGGCGATGGAACACGCCGCCAACCGCGGCATCCTGATCATCCCCGGTGTGGAGGTGACCACGTGGTGGGAAGATCGCCAGTGGCACCTGCTGGTCTACGGCGCCGACCCGACCAGCGAGCGGGGGCACGGCTTCGGCGCACTGCTGGCGCGCCAGGCGGATGAGCTCGCCGCCGCTGCGGAGCGCGGGATCCTGGCACTGGAGTCGCACGGTCACGCCCTTCCGTCGCTGGAGGAAGTCGTGGACGGGCGTCCCTTGCTGCCGGTGCACGTGCTGCTGACCGCGATCAAGGACGGCCACGCCTCGAACCTCCAGACGGCACATCAGCTCGTCATGCGCTATGGCGAGACGCTGCGGGTCGACGTTCCACTGGCGGAGACGGTGCGGGCGGCGCATGAGGCCGGGGGCATCTGCATCCTGGCACATCCGGGGCGGAACGACGGCGCCGGTATCCTCAGCCCGGACCAGCTCGACAGAATGTTGCAGGCGATCCCGATCGACGGGCTGGAGGCGCACTATCGCTCCTACACCGAGGACGATACCGAGCACTATCGGGCGATGGCCCATGAGCGGGGGTTGTTGGTGAGCTGTGGCTCAGACTCGCATGCACCCAACTTCCCGGTCAACCCGCGGCCGTATCCGGCGCGCTGGGTGGTTCCGTTCCTGGAGCGGCTCGGCTGCGAAGTCGCCGGCTTCGACGGCACCTCCTGGCATCGCGGGGCCGACGCGGTCCTCCAGGCACCGCGGGCGTCCTAG
- a CDS encoding class II aldolase/adducin family protein, with product MAGTIDAQALATAEESVLAAARTLVEGRVLSLSQHGNISARVPGAGAFVLTGGGTLDRLERHDLALLDLDGRGLRGSLTPTAREIIQMHAAIYRARADVGAIIHTHSPHITAFAIAGKPISPVYEAMIRFDVTEPVPVAAYGPRGSERSVRNILDVVGPRTKAVLLANHGVLVFDRDIESAVRLVFVLEEAAEFTLKADLLGGAQEIPQDLMGEALHRRDAFAQAAQPEEAGL from the coding sequence ATGGCCGGCACCATCGATGCTCAGGCCCTTGCCACCGCCGAGGAGAGTGTGCTTGCCGCGGCGCGCACGCTCGTCGAGGGTCGCGTCCTCTCGCTGAGCCAGCACGGCAACATCAGCGCGCGCGTCCCCGGCGCGGGCGCCTTCGTTCTGACCGGCGGCGGGACGCTGGACCGATTGGAGCGGCACGATCTGGCCCTGCTCGACCTCGACGGACGGGGGCTACGCGGGAGCCTGACCCCGACCGCACGTGAGATCATTCAGATGCACGCCGCCATCTACCGGGCGCGCGCCGATGTCGGCGCGATCATCCACACCCACTCACCCCACATCACTGCCTTCGCTATCGCCGGCAAGCCGATCTCGCCCGTATACGAGGCGATGATCCGGTTCGACGTGACTGAACCGGTACCCGTGGCAGCCTACGGACCGCGCGGCTCCGAGCGCTCCGTACGCAACATCCTGGATGTGGTCGGCCCGCGGACCAAGGCCGTCCTGCTGGCCAACCACGGGGTGCTTGTCTTCGACCGGGACATCGAGAGCGCAGTGCGCCTGGTCTTCGTGTTGGAGGAGGCCGCCGAGTTCACCCTGAAGGCGGATCTCCTCGGTGGCGCCCAGGAGATCCCCCAGGACCTGATGGGCGAGGCGCTGCACCGACGCGACGCATTTGCGCAGGCCGCACAGCCGGAGGAGGCCGGCCTATGA
- a CDS encoding Nif3-like dinuclear metal center hexameric protein codes for MADRDAIVAFCAEYLEVDRFRDVAVNGLQVQGRDTVNRVATAVSVSQYTIDAALDWGADVLLVHHGLLWGERTGPIVGPLRERLKRLLAADLNLVAYHLPLDAHPEVGNNHRLAAALDLSVVAPFAEVQGQPIGVIAEPPEALTVPDLVARLERVTERAPVVLDGHHGPLRRVAVLTGSGYSALDEAVAAGCDALVTGDVREPTMALARELGITVLAGGHEATERLGVQALGEVLRDRFGVATRFIPDPNPI; via the coding sequence ATGGCCGACCGTGACGCCATCGTGGCGTTCTGCGCCGAGTACCTCGAGGTGGACCGCTTCCGGGACGTGGCCGTGAACGGCCTCCAGGTGCAGGGACGCGATACCGTCAACCGCGTCGCCACGGCCGTGAGCGTGAGCCAGTACACCATCGACGCAGCCCTCGACTGGGGCGCCGACGTGCTGCTCGTCCACCATGGACTGCTCTGGGGCGAGCGTACCGGGCCGATCGTCGGTCCCCTGCGCGAGCGGCTGAAGCGGCTGCTCGCTGCCGACCTGAACCTCGTTGCCTACCACCTGCCCCTCGACGCGCATCCGGAGGTCGGCAACAACCATCGCCTCGCTGCCGCGCTGGACCTCAGCGTCGTCGCGCCCTTCGCCGAGGTCCAGGGTCAGCCGATCGGCGTGATCGCTGAGCCGCCTGAGGCGCTCACGGTACCGGACCTTGTGGCCCGGCTGGAACGCGTGACCGAGCGGGCGCCGGTGGTGCTCGACGGCCATCATGGCCCGCTGCGGCGGGTGGCGGTCCTCACCGGCTCCGGCTACTCCGCGCTCGACGAGGCGGTCGCGGCCGGCTGCGACGCGCTCGTGACCGGGGATGTTCGTGAGCCCACCATGGCGCTGGCGCGGGAGTTGGGGATCACCGTCCTGGCCGGGGGCCATGAGGCGACCGAGCGGCTGGGCGTCCAGGCGCTCGGCGAGGTGCTCCGAGACCGTTTCGGGGTCGCGACACGCTTCATCCCCGATCCCAACCCGATCTAA
- a CDS encoding cation-translocating P-type ATPase has product MRNRTAATDTRTGRSASAPPWHALPADEVRARLSTSDTGLTDAEAEARLVRIGPNEIPEEPPPGLLILLLRQFRSPLSYILFAALAISLLIGETVDAIVIAFALLLDATIGLYQERQAETSLRALRQLSAPHSRVIRDGIERDVPSRELVPGDVVLLESGTRVPADLRLTTTTSLLVDESLLTGESVPVTKHPNPVPETAPLGDRSSLAFSGTVVVSGRGRGYVVATGINTELGAIASAMREAEDTETPLQQRVARLARSLALYTAVTAAATVAIGIAQGQEAVDMLLVAVALAVAAVPEGLPVGLTITLATGVRRMARRNAIIRHLPAAETLGSTTVIGSDKTGTLTENRMTVRRVWSGGQSVVPGTTPTPSPESNSVRPGDPVYDTLLIGVLTNEAAVYPTGDGYRVTGDPTEAALLIAAHRAGLEPEGLRARYPSIDEVPFEAERRFSASLRRTDDGYLLAVKGAPERILPLCDRMRHGESVVPLDPAAVQETVDDMARDGMRVLAMAYRQFDRPPEDTAATVEAGGLIFAGLQGMIDPPRPGVREAIERCHRSGIRVLMITGDHAVTAAAIARDLGIAGDDVRVLTSEDLAAMDTDALRSAVAEVPVYARVTPQDKLRIVTALQERGEVVAVTGDGVNDGPALRAADIGVAMGRSGTDVAREAADMVLADDNFVTIYAAVEEGRTAFDNVRKVTLFLVATNVAEVVAVVAAVAAGWPLPLLAAQILWLNLATEGLQDIALAFEPPEGDVLDRKPLPRSEPILSRVLWERVAIAGLLAAIGTLLLFRWELDNSGSLTAARSVALTTLVIVEAFQVFNVRALWRSSFRVDPRSNPFLLFATLGGVALHVIALYLPPTQYLLRLEPISLEAWVRIVLIGVMVLLAVEVHKRLRRVSR; this is encoded by the coding sequence ATGCGGAACCGAACCGCAGCAACCGACACCCGCACCGGCCGCTCCGCCAGCGCGCCGCCCTGGCACGCCCTCCCGGCCGACGAGGTTCGGGCGCGTCTCAGCACATCCGACACGGGACTGACCGACGCCGAGGCCGAAGCGCGACTCGTTCGCATCGGCCCCAACGAGATCCCGGAGGAGCCGCCGCCGGGACTCCTTATCCTGCTGCTCCGACAGTTTCGCAGCCCGCTGAGCTACATCCTGTTCGCGGCCCTGGCGATCAGCCTCCTGATCGGCGAGACGGTCGATGCCATCGTCATCGCCTTCGCCCTCCTGTTAGACGCCACCATCGGGCTCTACCAGGAGCGGCAGGCGGAAACGTCCCTCCGCGCACTCCGGCAGCTCAGCGCACCACACTCCCGGGTCATCCGTGACGGCATCGAGCGCGACGTGCCGAGTCGGGAACTCGTGCCCGGCGACGTCGTCCTCTTGGAGTCCGGCACACGGGTGCCAGCCGACCTCCGGCTGACGACCACGACGTCCCTCCTGGTCGACGAGTCGCTGCTCACTGGGGAGTCGGTCCCCGTGACCAAGCATCCGAACCCGGTCCCGGAGACAGCGCCGCTGGGAGACCGGTCCAGCCTCGCTTTCTCCGGGACCGTGGTCGTTTCGGGGCGTGGGCGCGGCTACGTCGTCGCCACCGGCATCAACACGGAACTCGGTGCGATCGCCAGCGCCATGCGCGAAGCGGAGGATACGGAGACACCGCTCCAACAGCGCGTGGCGCGCCTGGCTCGGAGTCTGGCCCTGTACACCGCGGTGACGGCCGCTGCAACGGTCGCGATCGGTATCGCACAGGGACAGGAAGCGGTGGACATGCTCCTCGTCGCGGTGGCGCTCGCGGTGGCGGCCGTGCCCGAGGGGTTGCCGGTAGGGCTGACCATCACGCTCGCGACCGGCGTCCGCCGGATGGCCCGCCGCAACGCGATCATCCGGCACCTCCCAGCGGCGGAGACGCTCGGCAGCACGACCGTGATCGGCTCCGACAAGACGGGCACCCTCACCGAGAACCGGATGACGGTTCGCCGGGTCTGGTCCGGCGGGCAGAGCGTCGTGCCGGGCACGACCCCAACGCCTTCGCCCGAATCCAACTCGGTACGGCCAGGGGACCCGGTCTACGACACGCTCCTCATCGGCGTGCTGACGAACGAAGCCGCTGTCTACCCCACCGGCGACGGCTACCGCGTCACCGGCGACCCGACCGAGGCCGCGCTCCTGATCGCAGCCCACCGCGCCGGCCTCGAGCCCGAGGGCTTGCGCGCCCGCTACCCGAGCATCGACGAAGTCCCGTTCGAAGCGGAGCGGCGATTCTCGGCCAGCCTGCGTCGCACCGATGACGGGTATCTGCTGGCCGTCAAGGGTGCCCCGGAGCGCATCCTTCCGCTCTGCGACCGGATGCGGCACGGGGAGTCGGTCGTACCGCTCGACCCGGCGGCCGTTCAAGAGACCGTGGACGACATGGCACGCGACGGGATGCGCGTGCTGGCGATGGCGTACCGTCAGTTCGATCGCCCCCCGGAGGATACCGCCGCTACCGTGGAAGCCGGGGGGCTGATCTTCGCCGGGCTGCAGGGCATGATCGACCCGCCACGACCGGGCGTCCGCGAGGCAATCGAACGCTGCCATCGGTCCGGAATCCGGGTCCTGATGATCACCGGCGACCACGCGGTCACGGCGGCGGCGATCGCACGCGACCTGGGGATTGCAGGGGATGACGTCCGCGTGCTGACCAGCGAGGACCTTGCGGCCATGGACACCGACGCCCTGCGGAGCGCGGTAGCCGAGGTGCCGGTCTACGCCCGCGTCACCCCGCAGGACAAGCTGCGTATCGTGACGGCCCTGCAGGAGCGCGGTGAGGTCGTCGCCGTTACGGGCGACGGGGTCAACGACGGTCCGGCGCTCCGTGCCGCCGACATCGGTGTCGCCATGGGGCGCAGCGGCACGGACGTCGCCCGCGAGGCCGCCGACATGGTCCTCGCCGACGACAACTTCGTCACCATCTACGCCGCGGTCGAGGAGGGCCGCACCGCGTTCGACAACGTGCGCAAGGTGACCTTGTTTCTCGTCGCCACCAACGTCGCCGAGGTGGTCGCGGTCGTCGCCGCCGTCGCGGCCGGCTGGCCGCTGCCGCTGCTGGCAGCCCAGATCCTCTGGCTCAACCTCGCCACCGAAGGTCTGCAAGACATCGCCCTCGCGTTCGAGCCTCCGGAGGGTGACGTGCTCGACCGCAAGCCACTCCCGCGATCGGAACCGATCCTCTCGCGAGTCCTCTGGGAGCGAGTAGCCATCGCAGGACTGCTGGCCGCGATAGGCACCTTGCTGCTGTTCCGCTGGGAACTGGACAACTCCGGATCGCTCACGGCCGCGCGGTCCGTCGCGCTGACCACGCTGGTGATCGTCGAGGCCTTCCAGGTCTTCAACGTCCGGGCGCTCTGGCGCTCCTCCTTCCGGGTTGACCCGCGCTCCAATCCGTTCCTTCTCTTCGCGACCCTGGGGGGCGTGGCGCTCCACGTCATTGCCCTTTACCTGCCGCCCACCCAGTACCTGCTCCGGCTGGAGCCGATTTCCCTGGAGGCCTGGGTGCGGATCGTGCTGATCGGGGTCATGGTTCTGCTGGCTGTCGAGGTACACAAGCGCCTGCGCCGGGTGAGCCGCTAG
- a CDS encoding phosphomannomutase/phosphoglucomutase: MQNVAEIFKAYDVRGVYPQELNPEIAYKIGRALVVYLKAKQVVVGRDMRVSSPALASAIIDGILDQGADVCDIGLVSTDSLYFAVGKSGYDAGVMVTASHNPPEYNGFKLCRQEARPLSMDQGIGEIRDLVLRNQFPDPPSPGTVHSKEILDDFADHVLSMIDTKSVRPLKVVVDAGNGMAGKVVPAVFGRLPLQVVPLYFELDGRFPNHLANPLEPENVVDLRRAVLEHKADLGIAFDGDADRMFILDEHGQFVGGDMITALVSKSLLRKHPGASIVYNLICSRAVPETIEREGGKAIRSRVGHSFIKAKMREHDAIFGGEHSGHFYFRDNWYADSGIIAALTVIELLSQEGVTMSEALKPLDQYYRSGEINSEVADQQAVLRRLESRFSDGQLDYLDGLTVNYPDWWFNVRPSNTQPLLRLNVEANDPALLEEKTQAVLSVIRQG, from the coding sequence ATGCAGAACGTCGCGGAGATCTTCAAGGCGTACGACGTACGGGGCGTCTACCCGCAGGAACTCAACCCGGAGATCGCCTACAAGATCGGCCGGGCGCTCGTGGTCTATCTCAAGGCCAAGCAGGTCGTGGTCGGGCGCGACATGCGCGTCTCGTCCCCCGCTCTGGCCAGCGCCATCATCGACGGTATCCTCGACCAGGGCGCGGATGTCTGTGACATCGGCCTGGTCAGCACCGACAGTCTCTACTTCGCCGTCGGCAAATCGGGCTACGACGCGGGCGTCATGGTGACCGCCTCCCACAACCCGCCGGAGTACAACGGCTTCAAGCTGTGCCGCCAGGAGGCGCGCCCGCTGAGCATGGACCAGGGGATTGGGGAGATCCGCGACCTCGTCCTGCGCAACCAGTTCCCGGATCCTCCGTCGCCGGGGACGGTGCACTCCAAGGAGATCCTCGACGACTTCGCCGACCATGTTCTCTCGATGATCGACACCAAGTCGGTCCGGCCGCTGAAGGTCGTCGTCGACGCGGGCAACGGCATGGCCGGCAAGGTGGTCCCTGCGGTCTTCGGCCGCCTCCCGCTCCAGGTCGTGCCGCTCTACTTCGAACTCGACGGTCGGTTCCCAAACCACCTGGCCAATCCCTTGGAGCCGGAGAACGTCGTCGACCTCCGGCGCGCCGTGCTCGAACACAAGGCCGACCTGGGGATCGCGTTCGACGGCGACGCCGACCGCATGTTCATCCTGGACGAGCACGGCCAGTTCGTCGGCGGCGACATGATCACCGCGCTCGTGTCCAAGTCGCTCCTCCGCAAGCACCCCGGCGCCAGCATCGTCTACAACCTGATCTGCTCGCGCGCCGTCCCGGAAACGATTGAGCGCGAGGGTGGCAAGGCGATCCGGTCCCGCGTGGGGCACTCCTTCATCAAGGCCAAGATGCGGGAGCACGACGCCATCTTCGGCGGAGAGCACTCCGGCCACTTCTACTTCCGCGACAACTGGTACGCCGACTCGGGCATCATCGCGGCGCTGACCGTGATCGAGCTGCTCTCTCAGGAGGGCGTCACGATGTCCGAGGCGCTGAAGCCGCTCGATCAGTACTATCGCTCGGGCGAGATCAACAGCGAGGTCGCGGACCAGCAGGCAGTGCTGCGGCGGCTTGAGAGCCGCTTCTCCGATGGGCAGCTCGATTACCTCGACGGCCTCACCGTCAACTACCCCGACTGGTGGTTCAACGTCCGGCCGTCCAACACGCAGCCCCTGCTGCGCCTCAACGTGGAGGCCAACGATCCGGCGTTGCTCGAGGAAAAGACTCAGGCGGTCCTCTCCGTCATCCGGCAGGGATAA
- the ggt gene encoding gamma-glutamyltransferase, which yields MTQVLGRPTTLAVEGMVATPHYLASVAGLRALQSGGNAVDAAVAANAVLTVVYPHMCALGGDAFFLIWEPGEGRLHALNGSGRSPAAASIDALTAAGHTTMPQRGALAVTVPGTVHAWETVLDRFGTFGLSDLLQPAIAYAERGFPVSPGLHAAIAQARPLLEQQDAAARQFLPGGKVPAVGDVLRQPDLAASLRLIAGRGADAFYKGAIAQSIVDSLREHGGLMTLDDMAVHRSDWVEPLRTTYRGVELVELPPNTQGVTALQMANIVEGFDVAGLGYGSAELIHRCVEAKKLAFVDRDRYITDPERVPIPIERLIAKEYAAELRQRIDPDRAWTPEADSPGGGDTVYLCVVDRNGMAVSLIQSIFQGFGSGLVADGTGIVLNNRGASFTLDPDAANRLEPSKRPMHTLIPAMLLRDGQPWVVLGTMGGHGQAQTHLQLLLNLVDFGMEPQAAIEAPRWVSGRGTPDDPAHVLRIEPGFGAATIERLRAMGHEARATEPFSSLMGHAQMIQVDRERGILLGAADPRADGYALGW from the coding sequence ATGACCCAGGTGCTGGGACGGCCAACGACCCTGGCCGTCGAGGGAATGGTCGCGACGCCGCACTACCTGGCCAGCGTCGCGGGGCTGAGGGCGCTCCAATCTGGAGGAAACGCCGTCGACGCTGCGGTGGCGGCCAACGCGGTGCTCACCGTTGTCTACCCGCACATGTGCGCCCTCGGTGGCGACGCGTTCTTCTTGATCTGGGAGCCGGGCGAGGGGCGACTGCACGCGTTGAACGGGAGCGGCCGATCCCCGGCGGCTGCCAGTATCGACGCGCTGACAGCGGCGGGTCACACGACGATGCCGCAGCGGGGCGCGCTGGCTGTGACCGTCCCGGGCACGGTGCACGCCTGGGAGACGGTGCTGGACCGCTTCGGCACGTTCGGCCTGTCGGACCTGCTGCAGCCGGCCATCGCCTACGCTGAGCGGGGCTTCCCGGTGTCCCCGGGGCTGCATGCGGCCATCGCCCAGGCGCGGCCGCTGCTGGAGCAGCAGGATGCTGCGGCGCGGCAATTCCTGCCTGGCGGCAAGGTGCCGGCGGTGGGCGACGTGTTGCGGCAGCCGGACCTGGCGGCATCGCTGCGCCTGATCGCCGGGCGGGGAGCGGATGCCTTCTACAAGGGTGCGATCGCGCAGTCGATCGTCGACAGCCTCCGGGAGCACGGGGGCCTCATGACGCTCGATGACATGGCGGTGCATCGCTCCGATTGGGTGGAGCCGCTCCGCACGACCTACCGTGGGGTGGAACTGGTCGAGTTGCCTCCCAACACCCAGGGAGTGACCGCGCTGCAGATGGCCAACATCGTCGAGGGGTTCGATGTGGCCGGGCTGGGATACGGCAGCGCGGAGCTAATCCACCGCTGCGTCGAGGCGAAGAAGCTGGCATTCGTGGACCGCGACCGTTACATCACCGACCCGGAGCGCGTTCCCATCCCGATCGAGCGGTTGATCGCGAAGGAGTACGCCGCCGAGCTACGCCAGCGGATCGACCCCGACCGTGCATGGACGCCGGAGGCCGACTCACCCGGCGGCGGCGATACGGTGTACCTGTGTGTCGTCGACCGCAACGGGATGGCGGTGTCGCTCATCCAGAGCATCTTCCAGGGCTTTGGATCTGGGCTGGTGGCGGACGGCACAGGCATCGTGCTCAACAACCGGGGCGCCTCATTCACGCTGGACCCCGATGCCGCCAACCGGTTGGAGCCGAGCAAGCGCCCGATGCATACGCTGATCCCGGCCATGCTGCTGCGGGACGGTCAGCCGTGGGTCGTGCTGGGCACGATGGGCGGTCACGGCCAGGCGCAGACGCACTTGCAGCTGTTGCTGAACCTGGTGGACTTCGGGATGGAGCCGCAGGCGGCGATCGAGGCGCCGCGATGGGTCAGCGGGCGCGGCACGCCGGACGACCCGGCGCATGTGCTCCGGATCGAGCCAGGGTTCGGAGCGGCCACGATCGAGCGGCTCCGCGCCATGGGCCACGAGGCACGAGCGACTGAGCCGTTCTCTTCGCTCATGGGTCATGCGCAGATGATCCAGGTCGACCGGGAGCGGGGTATCCTGCTCGGGGCCGCGGACCCACGCGCGGACGGCTACGCGCTGGGATGGTGA
- a CDS encoding DUF402 domain-containing protein, with amino-acid sequence MGTPSGRDEATPRPAPGTDLTIVKLTPDGREATRYPGHALPGPEDWVVARAYWVFERKDLGYLVFDPRDVFIEYFSLTRPYNAFALYTEDDRFKGWYCNVTHPSWVEDGTVYWHDLYIDVVVYPDGRHLTLDEDELDRAGLAARDPALYQMILNARDELIERARTRAYPFSEAPS; translated from the coding sequence GTGGGAACCCCCAGTGGCCGGGACGAGGCTACCCCACGGCCCGCTCCCGGCACGGACCTGACCATCGTCAAGCTCACTCCGGACGGACGCGAGGCGACCCGCTACCCGGGCCACGCCTTGCCCGGTCCGGAGGACTGGGTCGTGGCAAGGGCCTATTGGGTCTTCGAGCGGAAAGACCTGGGGTACCTGGTGTTCGACCCGCGGGATGTGTTCATCGAGTACTTCAGCCTGACCCGGCCGTACAACGCCTTCGCGCTCTACACCGAGGACGACCGCTTCAAGGGCTGGTACTGCAACGTCACCCACCCGAGCTGGGTCGAGGACGGCACGGTCTACTGGCACGACCTCTACATCGATGTCGTGGTCTACCCCGATGGGCGCCATCTGACCCTGGACGAGGACGAACTCGACCGCGCCGGGCTCGCAGCCCGCGACCCGGCGCTCTACCAGATGATCCTGAACGCCCGCGACGAACTGATCGAACGCGCCCGCACGCGTGCCTACCCCTTCTCCGAAGCGCCATCATGA
- a CDS encoding ribonuclease Z, whose product MIDACLLGTGGMMPLPNRWLSALLLRCEGHIILCDCGEGTQISWRSTNWGFRDLGTIVLTHLHADHVAGLPGVLYTVAHAEREDPVAIYGPPGTAAAVAAMRVIVPRLPFPVEVHELTGGETVDLPAGLQLRALAVEHRVPCLAYTFHRPRAPRFDTDRARELGIPITLWSRLQRGESVTVDGRPIQPEEVLGPPRRGLTVAFVTDTRPTPELPDFVRGADLLVCEGMYGDPDMLDRAVERGHMIFQEAAAIAAAGEVKRLWLTHFSPALTDPGAYLPLARDIFPNTDIGRAHRTLTLAFPDDE is encoded by the coding sequence ATGATCGACGCGTGCCTCCTCGGGACCGGCGGGATGATGCCGCTCCCGAACCGCTGGCTCTCAGCGCTCCTCTTGCGCTGCGAGGGGCACATCATCCTCTGCGACTGCGGGGAGGGAACCCAGATCTCGTGGCGCTCCACGAACTGGGGTTTCCGCGACCTCGGCACCATCGTGCTCACCCACCTGCACGCCGACCACGTCGCGGGACTGCCCGGCGTCCTCTACACCGTGGCCCACGCCGAGCGGGAAGATCCGGTCGCCATCTACGGCCCGCCCGGAACCGCGGCCGCTGTCGCGGCGATGCGGGTCATCGTCCCCCGGCTCCCCTTCCCCGTTGAGGTACACGAGCTCACCGGGGGTGAGACGGTGGACCTCCCGGCCGGGCTCCAGCTCCGTGCACTGGCTGTCGAGCACCGGGTGCCCTGCCTGGCCTACACCTTCCACCGCCCGCGCGCCCCACGGTTCGACACCGACCGTGCCCGGGAACTGGGGATACCGATCACTCTCTGGAGCCGCCTCCAGCGCGGCGAGTCCGTGACCGTGGATGGGCGGCCGATTCAGCCGGAGGAAGTCCTGGGGCCGCCCCGCCGCGGCCTGACGGTCGCGTTCGTCACCGACACCCGGCCCACCCCGGAACTTCCCGATTTCGTCCGTGGCGCCGATCTGCTGGTCTGCGAGGGGATGTACGGTGACCCCGACATGCTCGACCGTGCCGTCGAGCGGGGACACATGATCTTCCAGGAAGCCGCCGCGATCGCCGCTGCGGGTGAGGTCAAGCGCCTCTGGCTCACGCACTTCAGCCCCGCGCTGACCGACCCCGGCGCCTACCTGCCGCTCGCCCGCGACATCTTCCCCAATACCGACATCGGCCGCGCCCACCGCACCCTCACCCTGGCGTTCCCGGATGACGAGTAG